In Diachasmimorpha longicaudata isolate KC_UGA_2023 chromosome 4, iyDiaLong2, whole genome shotgun sequence, a single genomic region encodes these proteins:
- the LOC135161274 gene encoding drosomycin-like yields MKFLYLLVVVMMMVAMGANTAQADCKSGKYKGPCAVWDNERCRRICKEEGRVSGHCSPSLKCWCEGC; encoded by the coding sequence ATGAAATTCTTGTATCTCCTGGTCGTTGTTATGATGATGGTGGCAATGGGTGCCAACACAGCACAGGCTGATTGTAAATCCGGAAAATATAAAGGTCCATGCGCTGTCTGGGACAACGAGAGGTGTCGTCGCATCTGTAAAGAGGAGGGTCGAGTCTCTGGCCACTGCAGCCCGAGTTTGAAGTGTTGGTGCGAGGGTTGTTAA